The window acatatgattattggtttatttgattactatatgcataaattttattatttttatttagaaattttttaaccataaaagagtataaaaaaacctacctatatatatatatatatatatatatatatatatatatatatatatatatataaagcatctAATATTATTCTCTAGGAAGTGCCAAAAGCTTTGCGCTAGGgcgagcaaaaaaaataaaaaaatcaattgaattgaGAAACCGaactgtaaaaaaattaattaaattgattagaattaaaaaaaccgaatcgaaccgaactgaaccgaaatcgaaaaaaccgagccaaacaaaaaaaacaagccaaaaCCGAAAAGTTgaaccaaactggaaaaaaccggttttgttctaaaataactgaaccgaaccaaaaccggttgaTTTAaactggtttcggttttttaaaaaaataccgatttggttatttttttgaatgaaaaccaaattaaattgaaaataatcacccctactTTACGCTTCTAGCCCTCCAGATCTGTGCACTCTAAGCAAGGACTGCTCTCCATTGTTAGCCCATTAATCAGTCTTACTTGTGCATGAAGTAAATAAAATGCATAAAACAGCTTGCAAAATCTCAGTTAGAAACCAAACCCTAAATTAATCGAGTCATTTGACTTGTTCAGCTTGTTTGTCCCATCATTAATTGATTGGCTTCTCTCCTACATTCAAGCAATATCATCATGCTTGAAAAtcctatgaaaaaataataacagtaaAATGTTTGTGGAATTATCCCAAGTAGTAAAATGCTTCCAGATAAGCTTTAATGATTGATGAGATTTGATAGGTATAGAATCGGTGCAGGCAGAAAACTGAGCCGAGCCACATGGACTTGGCCAGTCCCAAGCTCTAATGGGTCCAGCCAACTAGACAGCCAGCAATCAGATTGTCGAGATTTTTTCATACTAGAATTTCCCAAAACTATTGTGTTGCAGTAATTAACAGAACAAGTGAACAACTCGCAATCAACTCAGCAACTCTgagggaaagaagaaagaaatctgACCATACAACTACCAAAAGACAATAAATTTCTTTTAGAACAAGTTGCCTCTTGTTTAAATCCTGTCCTTTTCTGATAAAAAGACAGAACAGGAACGTTCTTCTCATCTAAACCAGCCACAGAAATTTCTGGTTTTAGAAGGTCCACACATTGCCACATATAATCATCATATATGGATGTTGTTTCTCCACCTCTAGATTCTTTCAAGCATGTGATTtccttatcttcttcttcttcttcttcttcttcttcaacgtTGTGTTTATATGCAAGCAATCTCAGTATCATAATTCATAGGCCACCTGTTTTCACCAGTTTCTCCGGtcagctttctttttctttgagtaATGGCAACAGATAGAAGGAATTCAAATACTCAGCTTTTGGAAGAGCTCGAAGAACTCAGCCAATCTCTTTACCAAACTCACACTTCCAGTGCCCGAAGAACTGCTTCCCTCGTACTTCCTCGAAATTCAGTCCCTTCTATAACATCAGCAGATGAGGTTACAACGgccaaaattgatgaaaaatcaagCAGCAGGCCTCGGTCCAGGCGCATGTCATTGTCGCCTTGGCGTTCTAGGCCAAAACCTGACGAAGAAACCGAGCGCAAAACAACCAATATCAATCAACCAGGAATTAAGAAGCTGGATGATAGATCTTCTGCAACAGAGAGAAAAGGGATTTGGAATTGGAAGCCAATCCGTGCTATTTCTCATATTGGGATGCAGAAATTGAGCTGTTTGTTCTCTGTTGAAGTAGTTGCTGTGCAAGGCCTTCCAGCTTCGATGAATGGACTCCGGCTTTCTGTTTGTGTTAGgaagaaggaaacaaaagatGGTGCAGTTAATACAATGCCCTCAAGGGTTTCACAAGGAGCTGGTGACTTTGAAGAGACCTTGTTTATCAAGTGTCATGTGTACTGCACTACTGGCAATGGGAAGCAGCTTAAATTTGAGCAGcgtccattttttatttatgtgtttgCAGTTGATGCTGAAGCGCTTGATTTTGGGAGAACTTCAGTGGATTTAAGTGAACTTATTCAGGAATCCATAGAGAAGAGCCAAGAAGGTACTCGAGTGCGGCAGTGGGACACAAGTTTCAGCCTGTCCGGGAAGGCAAAAGGAGGAGAGCTTGTTCTCAAATTGGGATTTCAGATTATGGAGAAAGAAGGAGGGATTGATATTTATAGTCAAGCTGAAGGATCGAAGACTAgtaaattcaaaaatttctcatcttcttTGGGACGCAAGCCGTCTAAATCGTCCTTCAGTGTCTCGAGTCCAAGGATGACATTACGATCAGAAACTTGGACTCCTTCACAGACAAAACCAGCTGCGGATATACAAGGAATGGATGACTTGAATCTTGATGAGACAGCTCCAGTTCCCTCACCACCCCCCTCAATTCAGAAATCAGAAGAACCAGAACAAAAGATAGAGGACCTTGATCTTCCAGATTTCGAAATTGTGGATAAAGGGGTGGAGATTCAAGACAAAGAAGTTAGTGGCGATGGAGAATCTGAAGAAAATGTGGAAGAAAAATCACAATCAAGTGAAGTTGTTAAGGAAATAGTGCATGATCAAGTACACCTGACAAGACTAACCGAACTCGATTCAATCGCTCAGCAGATAAAAGTTCTTGAGTCCATGATGGGAGAAGAAAAAACTGCTAAGACAGACGATGAAACTGAATCACAAAAATTAGATGCG is drawn from Populus nigra chromosome 5, ddPopNigr1.1, whole genome shotgun sequence and contains these coding sequences:
- the LOC133694687 gene encoding protein PLASTID MOVEMENT IMPAIRED 1-like, with protein sequence MATDRRNSNTQLLEELEELSQSLYQTHTSSARRTASLVLPRNSVPSITSADEVTTAKIDEKSSSRPRSRRMSLSPWRSRPKPDEETERKTTNINQPGIKKLDDRSSATERKGIWNWKPIRAISHIGMQKLSCLFSVEVVAVQGLPASMNGLRLSVCVRKKETKDGAVNTMPSRVSQGAGDFEETLFIKCHVYCTTGNGKQLKFEQRPFFIYVFAVDAEALDFGRTSVDLSELIQESIEKSQEGTRVRQWDTSFSLSGKAKGGELVLKLGFQIMEKEGGIDIYSQAEGSKTSKFKNFSSSLGRKPSKSSFSVSSPRMTLRSETWTPSQTKPAADIQGMDDLNLDETAPVPSPPPSIQKSEEPEQKIEDLDLPDFEIVDKGVEIQDKEVSGDGESEENVEEKSQSSEVVKEIVHDQVHLTRLTELDSIAQQIKVLESMMGEEKTAKTDDETESQKLDADEETVTKEFLQMLEDEETDSFKFNQPEIPTLHLDGGDDSTEAESKVYLSELGKGLGYVVQTRDGGYLAATNPLDTIVSRKDTPKLAMQLSKPLVLQSDKSMNGFELFQRMASIGFEELCSQILSLMPLDELLGKTAEQIAFEGIASAIIQGRNKEGASSSAARTIAAVKTMATAMSTGRKERISTGIWNVNENPLTAEEVLAFSLQKIEVMAIEALKIQAEIAEEDAPFDVSPLTGKASTDSGKDQNHPLASTIPLEDWIKKYGLASPGDQANHFIMAVVVQLRDPIRRYEAVGGPVVAVVHATQADIEENNYNEEKKFKVTSLHIGGMKGKSGRKRNLWDSERQRLTATQWLVAYGLGKAGKKGKHVLSKGKDLLWSISSRIMADMWLKPMRNPDVKFTR